Sequence from the Actinocatenispora sera genome:
CCAGGTGGTACGGCGCGGCCAGGACCGGGCCGGCCCGGAACGGCGCACCGGGCGTCGCGGCCGGCTCGCCCGCGTGCACCACCCGGGTCGCGTCCCGCCAGCCCGCCGCGCCCGCGCCGCCGGACCCGCCGGCCGGGGCGGCCGGCTCCGGCTGACCGGAGCGGTCCACCCGATCGGGCCGGTCCGACTGCTCGAGTCGGCTCGCGTGATCGGGCCGGTCCGGCTGCTCGGATCGGGACGCGTGATCGGGCCGGTCCGACTGCTCGAGTCGGCCCGCGTGATCGGGCTGGTCCGGCTGCTCGGATCGGGACGCGTGATCGGATCGGTCCGGCTGCTCGATGCGGTCCATCACTCGGCCTTCATGTCGCGGCTCATCAGCTCCCGCACCGCCACCGACGGCGGTACCTGCTCGTAGCAGACCCGCTCGACCTGCTCGGTGATCGGCATCTCCACGTGGTACCGGTGCGCCAGGTCGCGGATCGACCGGCAGCTCTTGACCCCCTCGGCGGTCTGCCGGGTGGCGCGCTGCGCGGCGGCCAGGCTGTCGCCGCGACCGAGGTACTCGCCGAAGCGGTGGTTGCGCGACAGCGGCGACGAGCAGGTGGCGACCAGGTCGCCCAGCCCGGCCAGGCCGGAGAACGTGCGCGGGTCGGCGCCGAGCCGCTCCCCCAGCCGGGACGTCTCGGCCAGCCCGCGGGTGATCAGCGTCGCCTTGGTGTTGTCGCCCAGCCCCAGCCCGGAGGCCATCCCGTACGCCAGCGCGATGACGTTCTTGACCGCGCCGCCGATCTCCGCGCCGACCACGTCGGTGTTGGTGTACGGCCGGAAGTACGGCGCCGCCACCGCTCGCTGCACCAGCTCGGCGCGGTCCAGGTCGGTACAGGCGACCACGGCCGCGGTCGGCTGCCCGTGCGCGATCTCCGGCGCCAGGTTCGGCCCGGTCACCACCACGACCTGATCGGTCGGGATGCCGGTGACCTCGGCGATCACCTCGCTCATCCGCAGCAGCGTGTTCAGCTCGATGCCCTTGGCCAGGCTGACCACGCTCGCGGCCGGGTCGAGCAGCGGCTTCCAGGCGACCAGGTTGTCGCGCAGTGCCTGGCTGGGCGTGGCGAGCACCACCAGGTCGGCGCCGTCCAGCGCGACCGCCGGGTCGGTGGTGGCGCGCACCGCGTCCGGCAGGCGCACCTCGGGCACGTAGTCCGGGTTGGTGTGGCTGTCGTTGATCGCGTCGGCGACCTGCGCCCGGCGGGCGAGGATGCGCACCTCGCGACCGGCGTCGGCGAGCACCTTGCCGAACGTGGTACCCCAGGAGCCGGCGCTGAGCACCGCCGCGCGCTTGATCTCGGTCATCGTCCGCCTTCGCCGTCGGGGGTGGCCGGCCGCTTCGGCGGCCATGCGTACAGCTGCTCGGGTGGCTGCTCGTCGCGAAGCTCGGTGAGCAGCTCCCGGATGCGGTACATGATCGCGTCGGACAGGCCGCTGAGGACGGTGCGGTCCGGCTCACCGCCGGCGGCCCGCTCCCGCCAGTCGGACAGGTCCATCGGCGGGCCGGCCAGCACGCTGACCGGGGTACGCGGCCGGGGCCGCACGCTGTGCGCGACCGGATCCTGGAGTCGCTGCGCGCCCCACTGCGCCACCGGGATCACCGGTGCACCGGTGGCCAGCGCCAGCCGGGCCACGCCGGTACGGCCGTGCATCGGCCAGAAGTCCGGGTCACGGGTGGTGGTGCCCTCGGGGTACACCACGACGACGTCGCCGTCGCGCAGCGCCGCGGCCGCCTCGTCCACCGAGCGGGCCGCGTCGATGCTGCCCCGGTGCACCGGGATCTGGCCGGTACTGCGCAGCGCCGGGCCCATCAGCGGCACCTGCAGCACGCTCGCCTTGGTCAGGAACCGCGGCACCCGGCCCGTCGCGTACACGAAGCGGGCCATCACCATCGGATCGACCTGGGAGATGTGGTTCGCGGCGACGATCGCGCCGCCGGCGGCGGGGATGTGCTCGGCGCCCTGCCAGGTGTGCCGGCTGAAGACCGTGAGCGTGGAGTTGATCACCCCCATGCCGATCCGCACCCAGAAACCTCGACGCGCCACCGCACCTCCCCACCCTCGTCACCGTACCCGTGCCCACGATGATGCCCGCCCGACCACGGCACCCGGACGCGGGCCGCCCGAGCACCCGCCGACGGTGGCCACCGCGCCGCCCGGTGACTCGGGCGGCACCGCCCAAACTCCCCGGCGAACGTCGCTGCCTGTCCTGGGGGCCGGTACCGGTACGGTCGGGGCATGCAGGGGACCGTGGCGACGTTCGAGGGTGACACCGGGGCGGGCACGGCGGTGCTGGACGACGGCACCCGGGTCGCGTTCGATGCGGCCGCGTTCGCCGCCG
This genomic interval carries:
- a CDS encoding lysophospholipid acyltransferase family protein, which translates into the protein MARRGFWVRIGMGVINSTLTVFSRHTWQGAEHIPAAGGAIVAANHISQVDPMVMARFVYATGRVPRFLTKASVLQVPLMGPALRSTGQIPVHRGSIDAARSVDEAAAALRDGDVVVVYPEGTTTRDPDFWPMHGRTGVARLALATGAPVIPVAQWGAQRLQDPVAHSVRPRPRTPVSVLAGPPMDLSDWRERAAGGEPDRTVLSGLSDAIMYRIRELLTELRDEQPPEQLYAWPPKRPATPDGEGGR
- a CDS encoding NAD(P)H-dependent glycerol-3-phosphate dehydrogenase, producing the protein MTEIKRAAVLSAGSWGTTFGKVLADAGREVRILARRAQVADAINDSHTNPDYVPEVRLPDAVRATTDPAVALDGADLVVLATPSQALRDNLVAWKPLLDPAASVVSLAKGIELNTLLRMSEVIAEVTGIPTDQVVVVTGPNLAPEIAHGQPTAAVVACTDLDRAELVQRAVAAPYFRPYTNTDVVGAEIGGAVKNVIALAYGMASGLGLGDNTKATLITRGLAETSRLGERLGADPRTFSGLAGLGDLVATCSSPLSRNHRFGEYLGRGDSLAAAQRATRQTAEGVKSCRSIRDLAHRYHVEMPITEQVERVCYEQVPPSVAVRELMSRDMKAE